In Opitutaceae bacterium TAV5, one genomic interval encodes:
- a CDS encoding coproporphyrinogen III oxidase, which yields MSEMKTDAAPPLPPPLGLYVHVPFCARTCDFCAFYQETPTAQGIRAYLQTLRNEAALVTWGQPVTTVFFGGGTPGLLAPRDLAALCAHVSELCAAAGGSGGNGSAGRGVAALAEWTVEMAPASVTDERLAVLRDAGVTRISMGAQSFQPALLDALGRQHTREQVFRAWDRVRSAGFASVNLDLMFALPGQDEAAWLADLEQAIALAPDHLSTYCLTFEEDTKLWVKLSQGKVKLDPEHEARLYKTTWARLAAAGYAQYEISNFARPGHASIHNLNTWRMHSWIGLGPSAASQHAGWRGANIADLGEWQQLVENGQRATEDRTPLTPALLMEDAAIFGLRMNEGVDFRVLARRFGAEAAAPLAALEAAAERLVADGVAEWASSGTVGCPADGSRASSRRLRLTPRGRLVADAVGAELVGTLTGTAA from the coding sequence ATGAGCGAAATGAAAACAGATGCCGCCCCTCCCCTCCCCCCCCCGCTCGGCCTCTACGTGCATGTGCCGTTCTGCGCCCGCACATGCGATTTTTGCGCTTTCTACCAGGAGACTCCCACGGCCCAGGGCATCCGCGCGTACCTGCAAACCCTCCGCAATGAAGCCGCACTCGTCACCTGGGGCCAGCCGGTGACGACGGTCTTTTTCGGCGGCGGCACGCCCGGGCTTCTGGCACCCCGCGACCTCGCCGCGCTTTGCGCCCATGTCAGCGAACTTTGCGCCGCGGCTGGCGGCAGCGGCGGCAACGGCTCAGCCGGCCGTGGTGTGGCCGCGCTTGCGGAGTGGACCGTCGAGATGGCTCCGGCGTCCGTCACCGACGAACGGCTCGCCGTGCTGCGCGACGCGGGCGTCACCCGCATTTCGATGGGCGCGCAGTCGTTCCAGCCCGCGCTGCTCGATGCGCTCGGGCGGCAGCATACGCGCGAGCAGGTGTTCCGCGCCTGGGACCGCGTGCGCTCCGCCGGCTTTGCCAGCGTCAACCTCGACCTGATGTTTGCCCTCCCCGGCCAGGACGAAGCCGCCTGGCTCGCCGATCTGGAACAGGCCATCGCCCTCGCGCCCGACCACCTCTCGACCTATTGCCTCACCTTCGAGGAAGACACGAAACTCTGGGTGAAACTCTCGCAGGGCAAGGTGAAGCTCGATCCCGAACACGAGGCCCGCCTCTACAAAACCACCTGGGCCCGGCTGGCCGCCGCCGGTTATGCCCAGTACGAAATCTCCAACTTCGCCCGCCCCGGCCACGCCAGTATTCACAATCTGAACACCTGGCGGATGCATTCCTGGATCGGCCTCGGCCCCTCCGCCGCCTCGCAGCACGCCGGCTGGCGCGGCGCCAACATCGCCGATCTCGGCGAGTGGCAACAGCTCGTGGAAAACGGCCAACGCGCGACGGAAGACCGCACGCCGCTCACACCCGCGTTGCTCATGGAAGACGCCGCGATCTTCGGCCTGCGCATGAACGAGGGCGTCGATTTCCGGGTGCTGGCCCGGCGTTTCGGCGCGGAAGCCGCCGCCCCGCTCGCCGCCCTGGAAGCCGCTGCGGAACGCCTCGTCGCCGATGGCGTCGCCGAATGGGCCAGCAGCGGAACCGTCGGCTGCCCTGCGGACGGCTCCCGCGCGTCCTCCCGCCGCCTGCGCCTCACCCCGCGCGGCCGGCTTGTCGCCGATGCCGTCGGCGCCGAGCTGGTTGGCACGCTGACCGGCACGGCGGCATGA
- a CDS encoding peptidase M23 yields the protein MARLRLLPPASLLALLVLLLAAVAAAVPQPVDLVWPTPNPAWQEGQPITAFIQPTASGKPESGLFGGVRSEGRQFHEGIDLLPLTRDRRREPADEIHAAMPGIVRHVSTIAGNSGYGRYIVIEHDTVTPAVYTLYAHLSDTAPGIVADARVQAGQVIGTMGRSAGGYTIPRERAHLHFEIGLMITRDFQTWYDSKKFGNRNQHGIWNGLNLMGIDPLAVYTAFRDGQAGSFDEYFSRMQPVARVRIATPRIPDFAERYPTLLRRPVPASGVAGWDVLVDWTGLPFALTPLTAADVLGWLPDEVRLLDVDAGIVARERSKQTVVKQHGNWRPGRALETTLQQLFGLRSITSGSGTEKEGAYSKEADT from the coding sequence ATGGCCCGGCTTCGTCTGCTACCACCTGCAAGCCTGCTCGCGCTTCTCGTCCTTCTTCTCGCAGCCGTGGCTGCAGCCGTCCCGCAGCCCGTCGATCTCGTCTGGCCCACGCCCAATCCTGCCTGGCAGGAAGGGCAGCCGATCACCGCATTCATCCAGCCCACAGCCTCCGGCAAACCCGAATCCGGCCTCTTCGGCGGCGTCCGCAGCGAGGGTCGCCAGTTTCACGAGGGCATCGACCTGCTGCCCCTCACCCGCGACCGCCGTCGCGAACCGGCTGATGAAATCCATGCCGCCATGCCCGGCATCGTCCGCCACGTCAGCACCATCGCCGGCAACAGCGGTTACGGCCGCTACATCGTCATCGAGCACGACACGGTCACTCCCGCTGTCTACACGCTCTACGCCCACCTGAGCGACACGGCTCCCGGCATCGTTGCCGACGCCCGCGTGCAGGCCGGCCAGGTGATCGGCACGATGGGCCGCAGCGCCGGCGGCTACACCATCCCGCGCGAACGGGCCCACCTGCACTTCGAGATCGGGCTCATGATCACCCGCGATTTCCAGACGTGGTACGACTCGAAAAAATTCGGCAATCGCAACCAGCACGGCATCTGGAACGGCCTCAACCTCATGGGCATCGATCCGCTGGCGGTCTACACCGCCTTCCGCGATGGTCAGGCCGGCAGCTTCGACGAGTACTTTTCCCGCATGCAGCCCGTCGCCCGCGTGCGCATCGCCACCCCGCGCATCCCGGATTTTGCGGAGCGTTACCCCACCCTGCTGCGCCGGCCCGTCCCCGCATCCGGCGTCGCCGGCTGGGACGTGCTCGTGGACTGGACCGGGCTGCCCTTCGCCCTCACGCCGCTGACCGCCGCCGATGTCCTCGGCTGGCTGCCCGACGAAGTACGGCTCCTCGATGTCGACGCCGGCATCGTCGCCCGCGAGCGCAGCAAACAGACCGTCGTGAAACAGCATGGCAACTGGCGCCCCGGCCGCGCTCTCGAAACCACCCTCCAGCAACTCTTCGGCCTGCGCTCGATCACTTCCGGCTCCGGCACCGAAAAGGAAGGCGCGTACAGCAAGGAAGCCGACACCTGA
- a CDS encoding polyphosphate:AMP phosphotransferase, translating to MKKSLLPASRKSVTIDLGNDKDIKVKLKHVIVPPGKKIRLGKDYDPRFTGGFRDKEAAIERVQENTTLLSELQDKLYAQNTWAVLILFQGLDAAGKDGVIKHVMSGVNPQGCNVTGFKVPSSGELAHDYLWRCVLELPRRGMIGIFNRSWYEEVLVARVHPGVLDRQNIPEHFKGKGIWKRRFEQINNFEKYLTENGVVVLKFFLNVSKKEQGRRFAERIARPEKNWKFSSSDYAERQHWDDYQAAYEDCLNHTSTPWAPWFVVPADNKWFTRFSVSETIVRVLKRLSLRYPDVSEEQRQKLAAIGKQLEKELPKAKAKTKPKSKVGTKAKPRAKG from the coding sequence ATGAAAAAATCGCTCCTGCCTGCCTCCCGCAAATCGGTCACCATCGACCTCGGCAACGACAAGGACATCAAGGTCAAGCTGAAGCACGTCATCGTGCCGCCCGGCAAAAAGATCCGCCTTGGCAAAGACTACGATCCGCGCTTCACCGGCGGCTTCCGGGACAAGGAGGCCGCGATCGAGCGCGTGCAGGAAAACACCACCCTGCTCAGCGAACTCCAGGACAAGCTCTATGCGCAAAACACCTGGGCCGTGCTGATCCTCTTCCAGGGGCTCGACGCGGCCGGCAAGGACGGTGTCATCAAACACGTCATGTCCGGCGTCAACCCGCAGGGCTGCAACGTCACCGGCTTCAAGGTTCCCTCGTCCGGGGAACTGGCGCACGACTACCTCTGGCGCTGCGTCCTCGAGCTGCCGCGTCGCGGCATGATCGGCATTTTCAACCGTTCCTGGTACGAGGAGGTGCTGGTCGCGCGCGTGCACCCCGGGGTTCTGGACCGCCAGAACATCCCCGAGCACTTCAAGGGCAAGGGCATCTGGAAACGCCGGTTCGAACAGATCAACAACTTCGAAAAATACCTGACGGAAAACGGTGTCGTTGTCCTCAAGTTTTTCCTGAACGTCTCCAAAAAGGAGCAGGGCCGGCGCTTTGCGGAGCGCATCGCGCGCCCGGAGAAAAACTGGAAGTTCTCTTCGTCCGATTACGCCGAGCGCCAGCACTGGGACGATTACCAGGCCGCCTACGAGGACTGCCTCAACCACACGAGCACGCCTTGGGCGCCGTGGTTCGTGGTGCCGGCGGACAACAAGTGGTTCACGCGTTTCTCCGTATCGGAAACGATCGTCCGCGTTCTCAAACGCCTGTCGCTGCGCTACCCCGACGTATCCGAAGAACAGCGACAGAAACTCGCCGCCATCGGCAAACAACTGGAGAAGGAGTTGCCGAAGGCGAAAGCGAAGACAAAGCCGAAATCGAAGGTCGGAACGAAAGCGAAACCCCGCGCGAAAGGCTGA